The Raphanus sativus cultivar WK10039 chromosome 2, ASM80110v3, whole genome shotgun sequence DNA segment ttacggatattcggaattttcagATCGAATAGTAACGGATAACGaattgaatcaaatttaacggataaaatgcccagccctatCCACTAGGGTCTCTCGTAACTTGCACTAACATTTCATAACTACTCACAAAAGCCCACGAGTCTTACCATTGGccacaatatttaaaatacgtATATACATGTAATTTATATGCGTAGAGACAACAAATCCATGTGGATACACCATACATACGATCATAAACATGAACAGCTATGTTTTCTTCAAACGGTCGATAACTGGCCACGCTTGAACCGGCCTATTGGAGAGGGCAAACAGTGCGCCCGCGCCAAAACCCACAACAAATCtagttttttaaataacattaagggttcatatatatatatatatatatatatttattaacaaTAAAAACTCAGATTTGTTTTGGTAATTATAGTATTAATTTTAGACAATATCTAATGATATAgtaaactaattttttattaaaaatattaaaaatacaaaaagaaaaaataaatttagttaatttgttttagatttttagtatttgatatctaaatataatatcaaattaaataattttaagacctaaaaattatttttttgtccaaCGACCTTTCAAAATGTTAAACCGACCCTCGAAACAATTATTGTAAAAGTTTGAAAGTATCCATTGGGAAAGCTAGtaagatattatatatttgggtagggtttaaatttttgtttatacaATTTTTTGATGAGTGTGAGATTTCGAGAACTTCCAATCTAttgcaaatatatataatcatcttTTTGTCATCAATAGAATAAATCATTACCAATtagtatttatgaaaatataaattggaTATAATGACTGTTCAAACCAGAATTTTGGTATTGTTTGGGTTCAGATGTTTTTCTTCGTTTGTTGTAGAAAAGAACAATGTTTTAAACCCAAATTAATTACTGGATTATACAACaaaccaatttttaaaaaattaatttggaGATATCCCGAATTTTTGAAAAGTTCAAATTAATTATAGGGTTATACATTTAAGTTTATCAATCTCTTATATTAATGTTTGTCCTTTCCTTTTCCGGTTTATTTAATGTGAattcctaaatatttttgttttttccgtttaattaatacattttcCGTTTTTTCCGTTTAATGTGTTACCTTTTATGATTCTTtgtctttttctatttaattaatgcatttccaaaatcaaattctaaataaaaaatttggcaacaataattaataaacctaatttATAGTATtcatttttcctattttattatatatgtgtgtatgtttggaaataattaataaatctagttttaaatatttaatgaacaatattatttttaaatttatgtaattatatttttattatttattagtaataactaaaaataaaagtcacattaaaataatcatttatataatatataaatatattatgtcacatatattttcatataaataatatcacAATGTGAGTtcagtatgataaatgttgaaaatataaaatatatagcaccatatattttaaataatatatacaacaattttattaaacaatatcataaatttttatccataaaaaattaaaataaatttgtacaGATATACATATCATATTCTAAAAGTATGGATGATACAATTGATGagttatataacaaaataaaattactcaatataaactttaaattattatgtttataaatgtcatataaacaattatttaatcgggtaaatttttaaaatatatattatcacttataaaaataaatacttattataaatttagatcACATTCCTAGCTgttttaactaattaaaattttgtaaaagttctatactttttgaaaaatttgcTACGTGATTTAAAATATTCTCAGAATACATGCActttctctattttgaaaactatggATACAACTATACAAACTGAGTATTCTATGGAATAAATttccaataatatttttattttcttacaaatgttataactaatgtatcaatttttaatactaTAATAATTCCTTTTGTATATGTTTCCTACTTTTAATTCagaaatttattttctagatattttatacataaaactaattatataaatgtttgatttgtttatatgatctaattatacaaatattttatttgtttatatgatatccAATAAATATCGATCATACAACGCAAAAAAAGTTATTCCATATAGTTAagcatattattattttcaatatgttATATTAGTACATACATTGCAAaccatgtataacatttagtataaaccaagaaaaaaaatgaaaactctAGTTTAAGTTAATATTACTGGAAAAAAGTAGTATGTTAAGTCAATGAAAGGGAGGTGTTTTCCTTCGAGCCAATGgaaatagaataattttataatttacatacaaaataaataaaattataaggtTATTTTGGACAGAATCATTTTGAGATTAAAAACACAGAACGGTCAAGGTTTTAATGGTGAGCTTAATACAGACATAAAAAGTAGAATCATCTGAACAGCTTCTGTCTCTTCTTTACCTTTgtgttcctctctctctctctctctctcccgaTCTATCTTCTGGACAGCTTCTGTCTCAAGAAAGATGTCACGCAGCTGCTCGCAGTGTGGAAACAACGGCCACAACTCTCGCACGTGTCCGACGGAAACATCCCCCGCCACCACCGCCGGAGAAGAGAAAGGAATCATGCTTTTCGGCGTCCGCGTCACGGAGGCTTCACCGTCGTCGTCTTTCAGAAAAAGCGTCAGCATGAACAACCTATCACAATACGATCACAAGGCTCACGACGCAGACCCCGTCGACGACGGTGGTTACGCCTCAGACGACGTCGTTCACGCCTCCGTCAGAACCCGCGAGCGCAAACGAGGTTCCGTTTAACTCAACCGTCTCTTccaatttaaatgaaaaaaatctcaaaaaaataaaataaatcatgtaAGTTTCTTGAATCTTGATTTTAGGGACTCCATGGACGGAGGAGGAACATAGACTCTTCCTCACAGGGCTGCATACGGTAGGAAAAGGAGACTGGAGAGGAATCTCAAGAAACTTCGTCAAGACACGAACACCGACACAAGTCGCGAGCCATGCTCAGAAGTACTTCCTCCGCCGTACGAACCAGAATCGCCGCCGTCGCAGATCCAGCCTCTTCGACATCACTCCCGACATAGCACTAGGATCCGTCTGTCCGATCCCTCCGTCGCGGAACATGGCTGATTTGAATCTTAACAAGAAAACAACGGCGGCGCCGGAGATGTTTCCGTCGTTGTCGATGAATCTACCCTCGGCTTCAAACGAACAGAAGGCACGTGGCTCACGTGCCTCGGTCTTTGAGACGATGTCGAGTAGTGGGGATAGTATAATGGGAGTagcttgatgaagaagaaaatgtttttttaagaaagaaaagaatCGTTTGATTAATATTGTTAAGACTAAGATCTGATTATGATTTAATGTGAGATTGGAGAAGATTACTTTAGGCTAATTAGATACAACTGTTGATTGGACTCGGCTAAGTTTTAATTAGTGTGTACATGTTTGTATTGCCCTTTTGGGGGAAGGTTTGTGGTACGATATATGTTTGATGCGGTAAAACAGCAGGTAGTCTTTATGTGTTGATTTGGTCAAGAAGACTTTTGTGGAAGTGTAGTTTGGGACAGACTACTACTTCAAAGAAACTATTTGACAGCATggttttgttctattttttctaataatataaatatgttttctgATCTCTGAAtcagaaaacataaatttaaaaattattattaatgtcAATAGTTTCTTAAATTTACGGTCGACCCTACATAGAAAACATTTGTTTTGGCTCCAAATTTTATTTGGCATGTGTGAAAACAGTTGACCCCTAATCATCTAAAACAAttatctacatatatatatatatatagtttgacTCTTAAACCATAATCCTTTTTAGTCCTATAAATTCATTTGTTCCTGCGTGTTAGTTTTGATGCTTGCAgtagatataaaattttaattattgtttctTGCAAAACTTAAatagtttgtttatttgtctAATAAGAAGGTTAAATGTATCTGATATGCTTTTGTATCTTTGTTGGTAGACTTTTCCAGGGTTTTGCCGTCTTTTTCGGCATGTGTGAGTTGATTTAACGTCACATTCATGAACTGAACACAGTTATTTTACTATTAGTACAAtacatatttcattttattattttgtctgacgtcattttttattttatcgatttattAATCTACATGGCCTGTCGCCTGTGTtggaatattttaaatatacattgattttttaatttataattaaaaacaccaaTTACAACGAGTTTAACTCAATATGACTTTATTAGATCTCTAACAAACATCAACAACACAACACCAAAAACAACATCAAACCtacataaaaaaaacacaagctGCAACAATATACGTGAAAGAATACAAAAGGGATACGAAGACCAAGACCCAAGCAGGAAACAAATCTCCATCCCTAAGAGAACAGTTAAGGACTCAAGAAACTACATCCAAAACCAGCATCATTAGAGCATTATTAGAGTATGCGCAAGGGAGCGAGCCTCTGTCCGTTTCTCATGTATAATATTAAATTCTCTATTTATGCTTTAACTGTTTCAAATTAATTGAGTTATTGTGGAGTTGACAGGTGTAAATTATCTATCATCATTTCCTTTGCGGTACTTTCATAAACAATCGATTCTAACGAATTGTTATTCTCTTTTCTACTATTTTAAATGTTTCCATTAGTTTAATGAGAAATCgaccaaaaaaacactgaactttgcaGGAATTGCCAAAATAAACCTGGACATATGGGCTggtcaaacaaaacacaaatttttcattgactttagaattaattaacaatgttttcgttgacttgccaatttagcacgccgtcagcaaatttaacagaaaaaaatgacATCGTTAAATGTTGGTGTTaggtgaaacgacgtcgttttgaaataagatgaaacgacgtcgtttgacatgatttcaaaataaaatcgaGTCGACCATTGGGTTTGAACCCAGGTTGTTTGGACCAAATGACAAGGTACTTTACCATTAGGCTAGTGGCTCAATCAATTAAACTATTAACACATTTAATTATACTTGGTActgattgaatataaaaaaattatctaaaaacttaaaaagatctttaaaatttctaaaaactgaaaaattaattcaaaaaaaagaaatatttcatttttcggattataaaaaaaatgaaaaaaaaatcgaaaaaaattccaaaaagttaaaatatttcaaatcggaaaacatataatcagaaactataaaaaaataatttttattattattattattatttatttttatagtttcttattatatgttttcagatttgaaaatttttatcacttttttgaatttgttttcgaattattttattttttcaaattttcttttaataatttgaaaattaaaattttctttttggcatttttataaaaaaataaaaaataaaaagaaatatttttttatagattctgattattttcagattcaaatttctttataattttttttttgttattttcgatttttttttttcaattttttaatcttaaatgaaaattttctttttttggaatttgtttttaaaaatgtaaaatttggaagatttttgatttttaaaagtaaaaataaaattttatttttaatttcaatttcaaaattaattttataaaaaatttctttatttttcaaaattttggaattttaaagatcttttaaatttttagagaattttttatattcaaaattaatactaaataaaagtaaacatgTTTGTTCATACATTGAGTGTGCCACTAGCATAGTGGTAAAATACCTTGCCATTTGATCCAAACAACTTGGGTTCGAACCTCGGAATCtaccttttttattttcaaatcaaataaaacgaaacgacgtcgtttcacttaacGTCAACAGTTAACGCTGTTTTAACTCTCGTTTAACGGTGTGCTAATTTGGCCAGTCAATCGTAAATTTCTTAATAATCTAAATaagtcaacaaaagttcagGCTTTTATTGGCCACACAAGTGTACAGGTTTCTGTTGGCAATTCTtgcaaagttcagtgtttttttggccgatttccctTAGTTTAATTGATAGGTACTCAGTGagatatctttatatataaaagagagttttCATCTCTCCCATGAAGCCACCTCAGCATCCACATCAGAAATTAAAGTCACCTAAAGCCAACACGTgtccaaaaaaaatctaacctAATGATAGcgtttctttcttcttcgttGCCTTTTCAGTGTCTCAATCCAATTTCTCAGCGGTTCCCAGTTTTATACGATTACCATTGATTTTACCTATTACtactttttttcttcaaaacaGTAATATTTATCAAGGGCAGCTAAAACTCAGCTTCAGACGATCTCAACCCAGAAAACAAAATTGCAGCGAAATTTCAAACGAAGATTCAACAACACACTGATGTCTTTCTAGCTTGATCTTCCACCTCTTCTGGTATGTCTCTCCTGCTCTCCATGAAAAGGGATCCcgctggtattttttttttatgactaAGGGCTAAATTTTTTGACTTGGTTATAATTCCCGCTGGTATCGAGGCAAAGGGTCTGCCTTTCTCTTTTTGATGCTGCCAAGAAAAAAGCCACCGTTATAGAGAATTGTTACAGTGATTTGAGCAAGGCAGAGACGGGATAGTCACTCCGGCAACACAGCAATAGAGAAACTGGAATTTGATCTTATCCACTGACTCAATTTTTATTGTTCTTCAGGAAAATTGATTTTcagtatttgatttttttttaacacaatttttcagtatttgatttacatttaattttctaggttatttgttttttaaaataagaatcTAGGTTATATTGGTAGTATTTTCAAAACCGTTGAGAAAGAAGAGGCGTCTCTTTTTAGCTACTAGAGCTTCAAGAACAGAGAATCATGATGCTATATGGTTGGAATACTGACACTGAGACACCGAGTAAGCAAAAGAAGCTCCAGCGCAGTACCTAGGAACTGATTTTGTTTTACTGCACTTCAAGTTTTAGTACTATTTCTTCTCTTCAATGATTTAACCTGTACaacctttttcttttgatgatATTCAGATCCTTGGTCTGTGCAACACAAGAGCTGATCTGAGGAAACAGAGTCCATTTAGCAATCAACAAGTACACTGAGCCTGGACTGAGTTTATTAGTTGTTGCAAGACGGACTCTAcctgagaaaacaaaaaataagcTCGGGTGGTCCTGGTCCATGTGAATTCATTGGTGTGTTGCCTTTGTTTGGTCCTCCAAGACATGATAGTGCATACACCATTAGAAGAGCTTCAGACCTAGGTGTCAACATCCAGATGATCATTGGTTAATATCTGTGTATTTACTTCTATCTTTGGCTTTAATCTTATGTTGTATTGGTTTTCTTATAGTTGATCAAGCTTTTGCCAAATAGACTTGACATAGGCTCGGTATGGGATCAGACATGTATCCATCAGCATCAACTTCTCTACTTGATAATCACAAAGACGAAAACTTAGCTGCTGTCGCCCAGGTTAGTTAAGAAGAGTTTTTTTGTTCATGAACTTGCATTTTCTCTCTACAAAGatgttttggtttatgtttcAACCAGAGCACAAGTACAAGATTGTGAAGAAGTTGCCTGAGTTGAAGCATACATGTAGAATGGCTGGTGATGAATGCTCATGCTTTGAAAGGAGTCAATATCGGTATCGCTGTTTCTGATGCTACAGATGCTGCACCAGGCGCTTCTGATGTTGTTCTCACCAAGGCTTGAGTCAGTGTTATCATCAGCGCAATTTTAACCACTCGAGCTATTTTCTAAAGAATGAAAAACTATACAGTCAGTGTTCTCTTTTATGCTATAGTTTAATACATCATCTTTTCTTTCCCCGATCTCACTTTTCAGCTGGGAAATCAAATAAATCTTTGCAACTGGCATTGTCTTTGCAGGCTACATGGCTTTAGTGACCATCGTTTCTTCTGCGCTGCTTAGAGAACCAACTTCTTCCTGGTATATATCTAACATATTAACAATCTCTCTCTTTTGCAATCAACTTCTCCATCACACAAGCATAACTCTCTTTGTTCTTTACCTTAGATAACTTTCCATGTGAGAGACTTGAGATGCAATGGACTTGAAAGGATGTGTGCTTTGTAATTCGGGAGTGTTGTGTGCCAAGCTCTTATATTCATCACTTGAGCAAGAGGCATGTATTTTCCAGAACGACCTTCTGATAGCATAGGCAGTAAAGCATAAAACATGGTTTTGTTTCTTTAGAGGGATCTTCTCAATTCGCTATTGACCAGATGCATGAGTAGTAATCTCTGTATCTCTGGCGACTGTATATCAAGAACTTGCAAGTTGGATTTGAATACAATTCAgtttatttgtaaataatatatgcGAGATACTCAAGAGTATTATACATGTAACATTGGGTCAttgtttgttattattttgtctAGAATTTGAGTGCCATTTATTCAGTGCCTACTTTTGCAAATATTTTACATCTGTATGATTACTATTTTTGCTTCTTTAGTTACAAATATTCATCTTTTTAGTAAACTCAACTTTATATTGTTAgtctgaactttttttttgagacaGGTGGTAAGCTATAAACTTAAGTTACGCTTAGATTCATACCTTAAGtgttctaaaaaaaatcaactttgTTGCTCTTACTTCTTTCTCCATTCTCAGAATTTGCAAACTCAGTGGTCTCATCTGTGCATCAACCCATCAACTGACCAAGCGACTAACCCATCTTAGAACTTTATAAGAAGCGTTATCCATACGACGAACCTTATGTGCgtaaattactattttattttacaaatcaaattcTTATGCTTTGTCAACAAAGCTGTTTGTCTTACATAGTATTAGAGAGCGTTCTttacaaaacaattttaaaagttaaaatatgaTCTAAAACTCTATTGCAAATAAGCATTTGTACGACTTTATATATGAaacgaagaaaaaaatattttagacagTTACATAACATGGGTGCTCGGAAATATTAGATCATTTTGGTAATAAATATTAATCCCAAAATATATAAaggttcaaaaaaatattatatatatagatgggGATGTTGATCTAGGTTGCATGGAATCTTTGTCGGACGTCTGCTTCCCGCTTCGGAACCGGAATCGGAATCGGAAACTTGTGGAAGCTCTCGGAATCTCGCTTCCAATGCGCTtccaaaaatacatatttaaaaacacgttggaagcttacgattccattttggaatcacgcttccgtttttttaaaatacaatatcataaataaataaaagtagaagaaacattgtttttatataatagtgaaatagataatataaatatacaaaaattaaaactaatactatatatTGTCTTTATGCATTGAGGGTTTATTAGAAAAATACCGTCTCTATTCAAATATATTGtgttaattatttatgaaatattaaaaaataatattttataaacatagtTTATGCATAGTTTCACGGTTTTAACatgaaatcatttaaaattattataaatgaatatttttcttttattttaatttgaatcatATAATTGTTAGTCACATTtgtaatcttttatattttaatatatatacacgttTCCGACACGTTTCCGCTtcctaattttataaaaaaaattcacttcTACGCTTCCACACGATTCCGTTTCCGCGTTTCCGTTTCCATGTAACATAGATGTTGATGTGTCCTAAGCAGGAAAGAACAAACAtgattatatacatatatagatattCATATAAACTACGGGCTCATTGTCACGataaacattattaatttacatGAAGGTAACTCTAAACATTTTAACTTCATCCAGTAGAAGTTCATCAACTAAACTAAAAGAAAAGGGTAACCAAAAACCAATGCCAGTCCATTTGTTTGTTAAACATTCTATAGTTATTTTGGTTGCAACACTATTTTACaccaaaataattttcaaaatatagtaTACACAATCCACGCGTAGCATGAACACGAACCTAGATTACTTTATGATCAACCAACTCCATAAAATCGTAATAAATGATGTAATGCCACATACAattcttaatatataattaaaatatagattatttaacaaacaaaaattatcttaaaccttttaacaagaaaaaataaaatcatattttataaaatagcaAGTAATAtccattttaaaaaatcataactaaTTTTT contains these protein-coding regions:
- the LOC108827384 gene encoding transcription factor KUA1 produces the protein MSRSCSQCGNNGHNSRTCPTETSPATTAGEEKGIMLFGVRVTEASPSSSFRKSVSMNNLSQYDHKAHDADPVDDGGYASDDVVHASVRTRERKRGTPWTEEEHRLFLTGLHTVGKGDWRGISRNFVKTRTPTQVASHAQKYFLRRTNQNRRRRRSSLFDITPDIALGSVCPIPPSRNMADLNLNKKTTAAPEMFPSLSMNLPSASNEQKARGSRASVFETMSSSGDSIMGVA